A genome region from Tachyglossus aculeatus isolate mTacAcu1 chromosome 1, mTacAcu1.pri, whole genome shotgun sequence includes the following:
- the AMER3 gene encoding APC membrane recruitment protein 3, whose protein sequence is MEMRRGRTFIKSSLQLSHEKSSAADAAARGRDGGAVTGPGPMGDGQLSDEEGLRASSATQKPYRFSNEAARLEAYENYAASPGSSYKLVRKSKTHDCVIDADKTEGRLVNSLSFSGVGNHLSSPGKREPAVSPSQSSCSSQQMIDYRNFVPQMPFVPAVAKSFPRKRISLKRSKKGFRDIFHMRKNKSEGLAFLVEKDRGPPSPGSQNDLPGGKQGKYPFKTGETLAADCLAQDLSDSELQSDSSYDYCGALCEDVASLKSFDSLTGCGEIFADESSAPLELEPSKESLAQRAKPKENSAVGSFQGGVEQLASPAQNEAADLARFWDNINRSVRLHQNALFDRRLPTQPGGDPGKGRIEAAAAAPMPGQPLSPGRDPSSSKDSSIDTGTPKSEQQESTSTSDEGYYDSFSPGLEDEVKEAQTPGTPGRFPRDSYSGDALYELFYDPGEAKISPILDDDLCVSESISEQAVDVPLSIYSFHLGAEETLAPRPAVDIISQGFLHSTWKGKECLLKLCDTELSLTMGIINWLRKNPSMVSPSEPLRSPPAQLKGSGESMALPSTPTNVASMREAAPQEALPERSSGWRVGGVQLSPGVGSEQSPWPDMTNEYWNVGPQSSSATGASQGRGGNHLGGLIEGSRLMGASNALRDTEARSAGLVLERTPDSADDGAEKWPASQEDKTPGKTFIASGALLRHCPQKVSQVSVEKEEYEPSLGYPPLLEAAPKDSPEPLGRNRAPCANFSSTGDISRQPLTPSPFQSYISPSSRDGEVEIVQLLERCMTQVASLKISYENKHLEDKFIRKEMSNVICKMSQFKNSVLLQDKCHFITPGSEHPLLSPANQLQEASPEIRHPYCLVSPNGGLVHLNDSKSRTGFIDHVGQVTPSQINFEYAPLNNPTFSYTRDIQLELTPTDPTSILHLNRPTFLPLFGSVGSDAPDSLSQISCAMNNSPEKLIQGNETRQYSPSPGGLPECHCDLLSPVPKHPSHMEVMAAGITGDEKNL, encoded by the coding sequence ATGGAGATGAGAAGGGGCAGGACCTTCATCAAGTCCAGTCTGCAGCTTTCCCATGAGAAGTCAAGTGCGGCAGACGCGGCTGCCAGAGGCCGGGATGGTGGAGCGGTGACAGGCCCTGGCCCAATGGGTGATGGGCAACTCTCAGATGAGGAGGGTCTTCGGGCTAGCTCGGCCACCCAGAAACCGTATCGATTTTCCAACGAGGCAGCACGGCTGGAGGCTTACGAAAACTATGCCGCCTCTCCGGGGTCCTCGTACAAACTGGTGAGGAAGAGTAAAACTCACGACTGCGTGATTGATGCAGACAAGACAGAAGGGCGGCTTGTGAACAGCCTCAGCTTTTCTGGGGTTGGAAATCACTTGAGTTCTCCTGGCAAGAGAGAGCCGGCCGTGAGTCCCAGTCAATCCAGCTGCAGCAGCCAACAGATGATCGACTACCGAAACTTCGTACCTCAGATGCCTTTTGTGCCGGCGGTGGCCAAAAGTTTCCCGAGGAAACGGATTTCCCTAAAACGATCGAAGAAGGGCTTCAGGGACATATTCCACATGAGAAAAAACAAGTCAGAGGGCTTGGCGTTTCTGGTGGAAAAGGACAGGGGGCCTCCTTCGCCCGGCAGTCAGAATGACCTGCCGGGAGGAAAGCAGGGGAAATATCCCTTCAAGACTGGGGAGACCTTGGCTGCTGACTGCTTGGCTCAGGACCTGTCTGACAGTGAGCTGCAGTCTGACTCCTCTTATGACTACTGTGGCGCCCTCTGCGAAGACGTGGCTTCCCTCAAGAGCTTCGACTCCCTCACCGGCTGTGGGGAGATCTTTGCCGACGAGAGCTCCGCCCCGCTGGAGTTGGAACCCAGCAAGGAGAGCCTGGCCCAGAGAGCCAAGCCCAAGGAGAACTCAGCGGTGGGGTCTTTCCAGGGAGGGGTTGAACAGTTGGCCTCTCCGGCCCAGAACGAGGCTGCCGACCTGGCCAGGTTCTGGGACAACATCAACAGGTCAGTGAGGCTTCATCAGAATGCACTGTTTGACCGCAGGTTGCCAACCCAGCCTGGGGGGGACCCAGGGAAGGGGAGAATTGAGGCTGCTGCTGCCGCCCCAATGCCTGGTCAGCCACTGTCCCCAGGGAGGGATCCCAGCAGCTCCAAGGACAGCTCCATCGACACAGGGACCCCAAAGAGTGAACAGCAGGAGTCCACCTCCACCAGTGATGAAGGGTACTATGATTCCTTCTCCCCGGGCCTGGAGGATGAGGTGAAGGAGGCCCAGACACCTGGGACACCCGGCCGGTTCCCCCGGGACAGCTACAGTGGTGATGCCCTCTACGAACTCTTCTATGACCCCGGGGAAGCCAAAATCAGCCCCATCCTCGACGATGACCTGTGTGTGTCAGAGAGCATCTCTGAGCAGGCTGTTGATGTCCCGCTGTCAATTTACAGCTTTCACTTGGGGGCTGAGGAGACTCTGGCCCCACGGCCTGCTGTGGACATCATAAGTCAGGGCTTCCTTCACAGCACGTGGAAGGGCAAGGAGTGTTTGCTGAAGCTCTGTGACACCGAATTGTCCCTCACCATGGGGATCATCAACTGGCTGAGGAAAAACCCCAGCATGGTTTCCCCCTCCGAGCCTCTGAGGAGCCCTCCAGCCCAGCTGAAGGGAAGCGGGGAGTCTATGGCGCTCCCCAGTACCCCCACGAATGTGGCCTCGATGAGAGAAGCTGCCCCCCAGGAAGCACTCCCTGAAAGGTCAAGCGGGTGGAGGGTTGGCGGTGTCCAGTTGTCGCCGGGTGTGGGCAGTGAGCAGAGTCCATGGCCCGACATGACAAATGAGTACTGGAATGTCGGCCCCCAGAGTAGCTCAGCCACAGGTGCctcacaggggaggggagggaaccatCTTGGGGGCCTGATTGAAGGATCCAGACTCATGGGTGCCAGCAATGCCCTGAGAGATACTGAGGCGAGATCGGCAGGCCTCGTGCTTGAGCGAACACCGGATTCGGCTGACGATGGAGCCGAGAAGTGGCCCGCTTCCCAAGAGGACAAGACCCCTGGAAAGACCTTCATAGCTTCTGGAGCTCTGCTCAGACACTGTCCCCAAAAAGTCTCTCAGGTGTCTGTAGAGAAGGAAGAGTATGAGCCATCCCTGGGATATCCCCCTTTACTTGAGGCAGCCCCCAAGGATTCTCCTGAGCCCCTGGGAAGAAACCGAGCTCCGTGTGCTAATTTTTCCTCCACTGGCGACATATCAAGGCAGCCCCTCACCCCTAGCCCTTTCCAGAGCTATATCAGTCCCTCTTCCCGAGACGGTGAAGTAGAGATCGTTCAACTTTTGGAGCGCTGCATGACTCAAGTGGCATCCTTAAAAATCAGCTATGAAAATAAGCATCTGGAAGATAAATTCATCAGGAAGGAAATGAGCAATGTGATCTGTAAAATGTCTCAGTTCAAAAATAGTGTTCTGCTTCAAGATAAATGCCATTTCATTACCCCGGGGTCAgaacacccccttctctctccagctAATCAGCTTCAGGAGGCCAGTCCGGAGATTCGACATCCATATTGCCTCGTGAGCCCAAATGGAGGGCTTGTTCATTTGAACGATTCGAAAAGCAGAACAGGTTTCATAGACCATGTGGGTCAGGTTACCCCGAGTCAAATCAACTTTGAGTATGCACCGCTGAACAATCCAACTTTCTCCTATACTAGAGACATTCAGTTAGAACTCACTCCAACTGATCCTACTTCCATATTGCACTTGAACAGGCCAACTTTTTTACCTCTCTTTGGCTCAGTTGGCTCAGATGCACCAGATAGCTTGTCCCAGATTTCCTGTGCAATGAACAATTCCCCAGAAAAACTGATTCAGGGCAATGAAACTAGACAGTACAGCCCATCCCCCGGTGGGCTCCCAGAATGCCATTGTGACTTACTGTCTCCAGTGCCCAAACACCCAAGCCACATGGAAGTGATGGCGGCAGGAATAACAGGGGATGAGAAAAACCTCTAG